A region from the Sandaracinus amylolyticus genome encodes:
- a CDS encoding RluA family pseudouridine synthase produces MSDPSAPFDLEISEAHDGDRLDRVLAAMCPSISRSTFQRWIDEGRVTIAGAPVISKTRAKAGAKVHVVPAPPPPSDATPQDIPLVVLHEDEHLAVIDKPAGLVVHPAPGHADGTLVNALLFRFGITIDEPAVASSDDDDAIPVGPPRPGIVHRLDRFTSGVMVVARTPAAREGLTAQFATHSIERAYLAICEGEHPPRATYDTLHGRHPRDRKKFSGKVVRGKRAVTHVERVEGLHGATLVRCRLETGRTHQIRVHLSEAGFPLLGDPLYGRAPRDPFVREIAETLGGRQALHAAVLGFVHPITKATMRFETPLPPDLRDALEALRSRA; encoded by the coding sequence GTGAGCGATCCGAGCGCTCCGTTCGATCTCGAGATCTCGGAGGCGCACGACGGAGACCGGCTCGATCGCGTGCTCGCCGCGATGTGCCCGTCGATCTCGCGCTCCACGTTCCAGCGCTGGATCGACGAAGGGCGCGTGACGATCGCGGGCGCGCCGGTGATCTCGAAGACGCGGGCCAAGGCGGGCGCGAAGGTGCACGTGGTGCCCGCCCCGCCGCCGCCGAGCGATGCGACGCCGCAGGACATCCCGCTCGTCGTGCTGCACGAGGACGAGCACCTCGCGGTGATCGACAAGCCCGCGGGGCTCGTGGTGCATCCCGCGCCGGGCCACGCCGACGGCACGCTGGTGAACGCGCTGCTCTTCCGGTTCGGGATCACGATCGACGAGCCGGCCGTCGCCTCGAGCGACGACGACGACGCGATCCCCGTGGGGCCGCCGCGGCCCGGCATCGTGCACCGGCTCGATCGGTTCACGAGCGGCGTGATGGTCGTCGCGCGCACGCCCGCGGCGCGCGAAGGCCTGACCGCGCAATTCGCGACGCACTCGATCGAGCGCGCGTACCTCGCGATCTGTGAGGGCGAGCACCCGCCGCGCGCGACCTACGACACGCTGCACGGCCGTCACCCGCGCGATCGCAAGAAGTTCAGCGGCAAGGTCGTGCGCGGGAAGCGCGCGGTGACGCACGTCGAGCGCGTCGAGGGCCTGCACGGCGCGACGCTGGTGCGGTGCCGGCTCGAGACCGGACGCACCCATCAGATCCGCGTGCACCTCTCGGAAGCGGGGTTTCCCCTGCTCGGCGATCCGCTCTACGGGCGCGCGCCGCGCGATCCGTTCGTGCGCGAGATCGCGGAGACGCTCGGAGGACGGCAGGCGCTGCACGCCGCGGTGCTCGGCTTCGTGCACCCGATCACGAAGGCGACGATGCGCTTCGAGACGCCGCTGCCGCCGGACCTGCGCGACGCGCTGGAAGCACTGCGCAGCCGCGCATGA
- a CDS encoding cytidine deaminase yields MSPPAIDWDALARAAHDIRGRAYAPYSGFTVGAALLAEDGRVFVGCNVENASYGLCLCAERSAVAAAVAAGVKRFRAIAVASPGDVAATPCGMCRQVLAEFPPSFPVRCYPERGAAIESDVASLLPGAFGPSVLERGRAKA; encoded by the coding sequence TTGAGCCCGCCGGCGATCGACTGGGACGCGCTCGCGCGCGCCGCGCACGACATCCGCGGCCGCGCGTACGCGCCGTACTCGGGCTTCACGGTCGGCGCGGCGCTGCTCGCGGAGGACGGGCGCGTCTTCGTCGGCTGCAACGTCGAGAACGCGAGCTACGGGCTCTGCCTCTGCGCCGAGCGCAGCGCGGTCGCGGCTGCCGTCGCGGCGGGCGTGAAGCGCTTCCGCGCGATCGCGGTCGCGTCGCCGGGCGACGTCGCGGCCACGCCGTGCGGCATGTGCCGGCAGGTGCTCGCGGAGTTCCCGCCGTCGTTCCCGGTGCGCTGTTACCCCGAGCGCGGCGCGGCGATCGAGAGCGACGTCGCGTCGCTGCTCCCGGGCGCGTTCGGACCCTCGGTGCTCGAGCGCGGAAGGGCGAAGGCGTGA
- the uvrC gene encoding excinuclease ABC subunit UvrC, with protein MALPEIVDAKLDALPSAPGVYVFRDKKGGVLYVGKARSLRSRVRSYFQPSSSDTRFFIARLPREIGDLETFVVENEKEAALLENALIKEHKPRYNFKLRDDKDFLSLRLDTREPWPKLHVVRRPKQDGAQYFGPYDSATAARKTLRLVNRFFKLRTCKEGDFKSRVRPCLQYQIKRCPAPCVLDVNRDEYLEQARLVALFLDGRHDELVRDLEGRMRDAAGGMEYERAAAYRDQLRAVERVQDDQRIDSLEDVDQDVIGLYVQGDRAELALIMVRNGRMTNVRTFDLGSVGLPDDEILASFVSAYYAQGAHLPDEIVLPTEVEAMEGLAAVLTERRARRVRIVVPKRGAKAALLRMASENAAHAFKEKQREKEDLDARLAEVQRLLRLPKPPRRIECVDVSHTGGTDTVAAITALCDGEPDRRRYKSFHVRSVSGGDDFGAMKEVLTRRLGRAGEAAWELPDLLVVDGGKGQLGVAVAVLNELGIRDLPVCGLAKEKELGGEQRQERVYLPGQKNPIVLRERSAARWFLGLVRDEAHRVSNELRKKLGRRRRLRSGLDDVPGIGPKTRAALLKNLGSLKAVIDADETALVAAGASPKQARAIHAAFRPDLSTSVVASEGEIDRAAEELGEYPIEQESGTDADPMRVAAHETTADEAGADAEEVALSNAFEEWETEAS; from the coding sequence GTGGCCCTTCCCGAGATCGTCGACGCCAAGCTGGACGCGCTCCCGAGCGCGCCGGGCGTGTACGTCTTCCGCGACAAGAAGGGGGGCGTGCTCTACGTCGGCAAGGCGCGCTCGCTGCGCTCGCGCGTGCGCAGCTACTTCCAGCCGAGCTCGAGCGACACGCGCTTCTTCATCGCGCGCCTTCCGCGCGAGATCGGCGACCTCGAGACCTTCGTCGTCGAGAACGAGAAGGAGGCCGCGCTCCTCGAGAACGCGCTGATCAAGGAGCACAAGCCTCGCTACAACTTCAAGCTGCGCGACGACAAGGACTTCCTCTCGCTGCGCCTCGACACGCGCGAGCCCTGGCCGAAGCTCCACGTCGTGCGCCGCCCGAAGCAGGACGGCGCGCAGTACTTCGGGCCCTACGACTCCGCGACGGCCGCGCGCAAGACGCTCCGCCTCGTCAACCGCTTCTTCAAGCTGCGCACGTGCAAGGAGGGCGACTTCAAGTCGCGCGTGCGGCCGTGCCTGCAGTACCAGATCAAGCGCTGCCCCGCGCCGTGCGTGCTCGACGTGAACCGCGACGAGTACCTCGAGCAGGCGCGCCTCGTCGCGCTCTTCCTCGACGGTCGCCACGACGAGCTGGTGCGCGATCTCGAGGGGCGCATGCGCGACGCCGCGGGCGGCATGGAGTACGAGCGCGCCGCCGCGTATCGCGATCAGCTGCGCGCGGTCGAGCGCGTGCAGGACGATCAGCGCATCGACTCGCTCGAGGACGTCGATCAGGACGTGATCGGCCTCTACGTGCAGGGCGATCGCGCGGAGCTCGCGCTGATCATGGTGCGCAACGGGCGCATGACGAACGTGCGCACGTTCGATCTCGGATCGGTCGGTCTGCCCGACGACGAGATCCTCGCGTCGTTCGTCTCGGCCTACTACGCGCAGGGCGCGCACCTGCCCGACGAGATCGTGCTGCCCACCGAGGTCGAGGCGATGGAGGGCCTCGCCGCGGTGCTCACCGAGCGGCGCGCGCGGCGCGTGCGCATCGTGGTGCCGAAGCGCGGCGCGAAGGCCGCGCTCCTGCGCATGGCGAGCGAGAACGCGGCGCACGCGTTCAAGGAGAAGCAGCGCGAGAAGGAAGACCTCGACGCGCGCCTCGCCGAGGTGCAGCGATTGTTGCGCCTGCCGAAGCCGCCGCGCCGCATCGAGTGCGTCGACGTCTCGCACACCGGCGGCACCGACACCGTCGCGGCGATCACGGCGCTCTGTGACGGCGAGCCCGATCGACGTCGCTACAAGAGCTTCCACGTGCGCAGCGTCTCCGGCGGCGACGACTTCGGCGCGATGAAGGAAGTGCTCACGCGCCGGCTCGGGCGCGCGGGCGAGGCCGCGTGGGAGCTGCCGGATCTGCTCGTCGTGGACGGCGGCAAGGGACAGCTCGGCGTCGCGGTCGCGGTGCTGAACGAGCTCGGCATCCGCGATCTTCCGGTCTGCGGCCTCGCGAAGGAGAAGGAGCTCGGCGGCGAGCAGCGCCAGGAGCGCGTGTACCTGCCCGGGCAGAAGAACCCGATCGTGCTTCGGGAGCGCAGCGCGGCGCGATGGTTCCTCGGCCTCGTGCGCGACGAGGCGCACCGCGTGTCGAACGAGCTGCGCAAGAAGCTCGGCCGGCGTCGCCGCCTGCGCAGCGGGCTCGACGACGTGCCCGGGATCGGCCCGAAGACGCGCGCGGCGCTGCTCAAGAACCTCGGCTCGCTCAAGGCGGTGATCGACGCGGACGAGACCGCGCTGGTCGCCGCGGGCGCATCGCCGAAGCAGGCGAGGGCGATCCACGCGGCGTTCCGCCCGGACCTCAGCACGAGCGTCGTCGCGAGCGAGGGCGAGATCGATCGCGCGGCCGAGGAGCTCGGCGAGTACCCGATCGAGCAGGAGAGCGGCACCGACGCGGACCCGATGCGCGTCGCGGCGCACGAGACGACGGCCGACGAGGCGGGCGCGGACGCCGAGGAGGTCGCGCTCTCCAACGCGTTCGAAGAGTGGGAGACTGAGGCATCCTGA
- a CDS encoding NifU family protein codes for MSPRADLERMIDEILRPLLEADGGGIELVSFDGDELVLSLTGAFRGDPGAPYVQQRIVRPAVRKALGRDVKIKYVVARDERVSPSRS; via the coding sequence TTGAGCCCTCGCGCCGACCTCGAACGGATGATCGACGAGATCCTGCGGCCGCTGCTGGAGGCCGATGGAGGCGGCATCGAGCTCGTGTCGTTCGACGGCGACGAGCTCGTGCTCTCGCTGACCGGCGCGTTCCGGGGGGATCCCGGCGCGCCCTACGTGCAGCAGCGCATCGTGCGGCCGGCGGTGCGGAAGGCGCTGGGGCGCGACGTGAAGATCAAGTACGTGGTCGCGCGCGACGAGCGCGTGTCGCCGAGCCGCAGTTAG
- a CDS encoding cell division protein ZapA, protein MKRTVTLEIAGARYRMASDADEEHLRRLADLVNERIAALGPKATKSATPAQLLAVVALGLADELVQSENRRRELESSTRDALARAIARIDRRLETDAASDSEG, encoded by the coding sequence GTGAAGAGAACCGTCACCCTGGAGATCGCGGGCGCGCGCTATCGGATGGCGTCCGACGCCGACGAGGAGCACCTGCGTCGGCTCGCCGATCTCGTGAACGAGCGCATCGCCGCGCTCGGCCCGAAGGCCACGAAGAGCGCGACGCCGGCGCAGCTCCTCGCGGTGGTCGCGCTGGGGCTGGCGGACGAGCTGGTGCAGAGCGAGAACCGCCGTCGCGAGCTCGAGTCGAGCACGCGCGACGCGCTCGCGCGGGCGATCGCGCGGATCGACCGGCGCCTCGAGACCGACGCAGCGAGCGACTCGGAGGGCTGA
- a CDS encoding tetratricopeptide repeat protein — protein MPGGRSAPPGAGALSFGDLDLPAPRDGGVDLPTPATGRADLPTPATGRADLPALRADADLPIPRAGHSDLPLPGADSSFGDLELPMPNAPAGRASLPSDDELELPMPAPRAGQATRGHGEVDLGGGGDDEMEFADIPQASPGSAPATPGVAPTARQSTPRARDKAATPPKRGRTAAILIGLMVLVVGAGAALGLTPLGPFGIFALEPFLPGAGDPATVARVITDADALVTHDVRSDSWRALEQLSVARRDAGLHRELLARSLLHESLYQIRFGADAGGATRAAAIRERLTQREVDDPRAALALAADQLRGGNAAVGSRIATARQHTPADPFVDIVEGEAALADGRPADAATAFRAALDHGGGAAAQWGLTRALTSGEDQAAIDAAIEATLAASPMHAGARVTKARRLWENASDEAGALALARQVAGMEPVDGQTLRASAADRADALVLLGRIHERRGRIHQALQSYEAARETDGRRVEAALGAGRMLLEQSPSEALARFEAVLGVEGAAEVIVQPSGRTAQQEAQLGAARAKLSVGRVEEARGNLETLAAQRPEDPEVFLWLGRAEQQLQHPEAAEQQFREAIRLGPSVFESYLALARLYVDVDRGADALAVLEQARTQVPESAEMRQSLGMFELGRNRLPEAIRELRRALELDAQLPGASFGLGVALRRSNRLDDAAEVFERLATIDPGHPGLALERGLLYEARGESDRAVRFYSDALAESPDDPELLLRLGAAQVAANQIEAAEESLTRAQRLTPSSAEVEHFLGRVAFARQNLPTASQHFERALALDATRGEFHLYAGWAALEEGQIGRARERVQEAIRRDPTLGDAYWIRGAVSLRTGAVRDALVDLQRAIELRPERTEAIALMGECYDQVRQLPQAIAAYERAVAARDTQGEWWYRLGRLRLDAGQRAEAARALARATLLGEAATPQPGWLADAHRLQGDALRLGGERAGAIEHYRRYLEIAPASAIDRSEVRDAMMDLGAVPPGE, from the coding sequence ATGCCCGGCGGTCGCAGCGCCCCGCCCGGCGCCGGCGCGCTCAGCTTCGGCGACCTCGATCTCCCCGCGCCGCGCGACGGCGGCGTCGACCTCCCCACCCCTGCGACCGGCCGGGCCGACCTCCCCACCCCTGCGACCGGCCGGGCCGACCTCCCCGCGCTGCGCGCCGACGCCGATCTCCCGATCCCGCGCGCCGGGCACTCCGATCTCCCGCTGCCCGGCGCCGACTCGTCGTTCGGCGACCTCGAGCTGCCGATGCCCAACGCGCCCGCCGGGCGCGCGTCGCTCCCGTCGGACGACGAGCTCGAGCTCCCCATGCCCGCCCCGCGCGCCGGCCAAGCCACGCGCGGCCACGGCGAGGTCGACCTCGGCGGCGGCGGCGACGACGAGATGGAGTTCGCCGACATCCCGCAGGCGAGCCCCGGCAGCGCGCCCGCGACCCCCGGCGTCGCGCCGACCGCGCGCCAGTCGACGCCGCGCGCCCGCGACAAGGCCGCGACCCCGCCCAAGCGCGGCCGCACCGCCGCGATCCTGATCGGCCTCATGGTGCTCGTGGTCGGCGCCGGCGCGGCGCTCGGCCTCACGCCGCTCGGTCCGTTCGGCATCTTCGCGCTCGAGCCGTTCCTGCCGGGCGCAGGAGATCCCGCGACCGTCGCGCGCGTGATCACCGACGCCGACGCGCTCGTCACCCACGACGTGCGCAGCGACTCGTGGCGCGCGCTCGAGCAGCTCAGCGTCGCGCGACGCGACGCCGGCCTCCACCGCGAGCTCCTCGCGCGCAGCCTGCTGCACGAGTCGCTCTACCAGATCCGGTTCGGCGCCGACGCCGGAGGCGCGACGCGCGCTGCCGCGATCCGCGAGCGCCTCACCCAGCGCGAGGTCGACGACCCGCGCGCCGCGCTCGCGCTCGCCGCCGATCAGCTGCGCGGCGGCAACGCGGCCGTGGGCTCGCGCATCGCGACGGCGCGCCAGCACACGCCGGCCGACCCCTTCGTCGACATCGTCGAGGGCGAGGCCGCGCTCGCCGACGGACGCCCCGCCGACGCGGCGACCGCGTTCCGCGCCGCGCTCGATCACGGCGGCGGCGCTGCCGCGCAGTGGGGCCTCACGCGCGCGCTCACGAGCGGCGAGGACCAGGCCGCGATCGACGCCGCGATCGAGGCGACGCTCGCCGCGAGCCCGATGCACGCGGGCGCGCGCGTCACCAAGGCGCGCCGCCTCTGGGAGAACGCGTCGGACGAGGCAGGCGCGCTCGCGCTCGCGCGCCAGGTCGCGGGCATGGAGCCCGTCGACGGACAGACGCTGCGCGCCTCCGCCGCCGATCGCGCCGACGCGCTCGTGCTGCTCGGCCGCATCCACGAGCGCCGCGGGCGCATCCACCAGGCGCTCCAGTCGTACGAGGCCGCGCGCGAGACCGACGGTCGTCGCGTCGAGGCCGCGCTCGGCGCCGGCCGCATGCTGCTCGAGCAGAGCCCGTCGGAGGCCCTCGCGCGCTTCGAGGCGGTGCTCGGCGTCGAGGGAGCGGCCGAGGTGATCGTGCAGCCGAGCGGGCGCACCGCGCAGCAGGAAGCGCAGCTCGGCGCGGCGCGCGCGAAGCTCTCCGTCGGACGCGTCGAAGAGGCGCGCGGCAACCTCGAGACGCTCGCCGCGCAGCGCCCCGAGGACCCCGAGGTCTTCCTCTGGCTCGGCCGCGCGGAGCAGCAGCTCCAGCACCCCGAGGCCGCGGAGCAGCAGTTCCGCGAGGCGATCCGCCTCGGCCCCTCGGTGTTCGAGAGCTACCTCGCCCTCGCGCGTCTCTACGTCGACGTCGATCGCGGCGCCGACGCGCTCGCGGTGCTCGAGCAGGCGCGCACCCAGGTGCCGGAGAGCGCGGAGATGCGGCAATCGCTCGGCATGTTCGAGCTCGGCCGCAACCGCCTGCCCGAGGCGATCCGCGAGCTGCGCCGCGCGCTCGAGCTCGACGCGCAGCTCCCCGGCGCGAGCTTCGGGCTCGGCGTCGCGCTGCGTCGCTCGAACCGCCTCGACGACGCCGCCGAGGTCTTCGAGCGGCTCGCGACGATCGACCCCGGCCACCCCGGCCTCGCGCTCGAGCGCGGCCTGCTCTACGAGGCGCGCGGCGAGTCCGATCGCGCCGTGCGCTTCTACTCCGACGCGCTCGCGGAGTCGCCCGACGACCCCGAGCTCCTGCTGCGCCTCGGCGCCGCGCAGGTCGCCGCGAATCAGATCGAAGCCGCCGAGGAGTCGCTCACGCGCGCGCAGCGCCTCACGCCGAGCTCGGCCGAGGTCGAGCACTTCCTCGGTCGCGTCGCGTTCGCGCGGCAGAACCTCCCGACCGCGAGCCAGCACTTCGAGCGCGCGCTCGCGCTCGACGCGACGCGCGGCGAGTTCCACCTCTACGCGGGCTGGGCCGCGCTCGAGGAAGGCCAGATCGGGCGCGCGCGCGAGCGCGTGCAGGAGGCCATCCGCCGCGATCCGACGCTCGGCGACGCGTACTGGATCCGCGGCGCGGTCAGCCTGCGCACCGGCGCGGTGCGCGACGCGCTCGTCGACCTGCAGCGCGCGATCGAGCTGCGCCCCGAGCGCACCGAGGCGATCGCGCTGATGGGCGAGTGCTACGACCAGGTCCGCCAGCTCCCGCAGGCGATCGCGGCGTACGAGCGCGCGGTCGCGGCGCGCGACACCCAGGGCGAGTGGTGGTACCGCCTCGGGCGGCTGCGCCTCGATGCCGGGCAGCGCGCGGAGGCGGCGCGCGCGCTCGCGCGGGCGACGTTGCTCGGCGAGGCGGCGACGCCGCAGCCCGGATGGCTCGCGGACGCGCATCGCCTCCAGGGCGACGCGCTGCGCCTGGGCGGCGAGCGCGCGGGCGCGATCGAGCACTACCGCCGTTACCTCGAGATCGCGCCGGCGAGCGCGATCGATCGCAGCGAGGTGCGCGACGCGATGATGGATCTCGGAGCGGTCCCGCCCGGCGAGTGA
- a CDS encoding 5'-deoxyadenosine deaminase: MTLDIDVVIRGGTVITMDPARRVLRGDVVVRGDRIVAIEPRGAIATAGMQARVVDADGCVVVPGFVQAHVHLCQALFRGMADDLPLMDWLRRRIWPLEAAHDEASLRASARLGLAEMMRAGTTTILDIGTVHHEDVVFEAMAESGMRGFSGKAMMDRGQGVPKGLRETTRESLRESERLCAKWHRAEGGRLGYAFGPRFILSCSEGLLRDTATLARERGARIHSHASEHKGERDEVRKILGKDDVDVLAGWGIAGPDVILAHGVQLGRAQMKRMAERGTRLAHCPSANLKLASGIADVVAMREAGLVVGIGADGAPCNNRMDPFTELRQAALLAKVRREDAAALAPIDALAMLTIDGAKALGIDADVGSIEVGKKADLAVVRLDGLHCEPLPSGEPYEDGEAGGDPVARLVYSATASDVTDVLVDGRAVVRGGVLRAMEEGAVREEARREAWRLRKRAEIR; this comes from the coding sequence GTGACCCTCGACATCGACGTCGTGATCCGTGGCGGCACGGTGATCACGATGGACCCCGCGCGTCGCGTGCTGCGCGGCGACGTGGTCGTGCGCGGCGATCGCATCGTCGCGATCGAGCCACGCGGGGCCATCGCGACGGCCGGCATGCAGGCGCGCGTGGTCGACGCCGATGGGTGCGTCGTCGTGCCGGGCTTCGTGCAGGCGCACGTGCACCTCTGCCAGGCGCTCTTCCGCGGCATGGCCGACGACCTGCCGCTGATGGACTGGCTGCGGCGCCGCATCTGGCCGCTCGAGGCCGCGCACGACGAGGCCTCGCTGCGCGCGAGCGCGCGCCTCGGGCTCGCCGAGATGATGCGCGCGGGCACCACGACGATCCTCGACATCGGCACGGTGCACCACGAGGACGTCGTGTTCGAGGCGATGGCCGAGTCCGGCATGCGCGGCTTCTCCGGCAAGGCGATGATGGATCGCGGCCAGGGCGTGCCGAAGGGCCTGCGCGAGACGACGCGCGAGAGCCTGCGCGAGAGCGAGCGCCTCTGCGCGAAGTGGCACCGCGCGGAGGGCGGACGGCTCGGCTACGCGTTCGGTCCGCGCTTCATCCTCTCGTGCAGCGAGGGCCTCCTGCGCGACACCGCGACGCTCGCGCGCGAGAGGGGCGCGCGCATCCACTCGCACGCGAGCGAGCACAAGGGCGAGCGCGACGAGGTGCGCAAGATCCTCGGCAAGGACGACGTCGACGTGCTCGCGGGCTGGGGCATCGCGGGGCCCGACGTGATCCTCGCGCACGGCGTTCAGCTCGGGCGCGCGCAGATGAAGCGCATGGCCGAGCGCGGCACGCGCCTCGCGCACTGTCCGAGCGCGAACCTGAAGCTCGCGAGCGGCATCGCGGACGTGGTCGCGATGCGCGAGGCCGGGCTCGTCGTGGGGATCGGCGCGGACGGAGCGCCCTGCAACAACCGGATGGACCCGTTCACCGAGCTGCGTCAGGCGGCGCTGCTCGCGAAGGTGCGCCGCGAGGACGCGGCCGCGCTGGCGCCGATCGACGCGCTCGCGATGCTCACGATCGACGGCGCGAAGGCGCTCGGCATCGACGCGGACGTGGGCTCGATCGAGGTCGGCAAGAAGGCGGACCTCGCGGTGGTGCGGCTCGACGGGCTGCACTGCGAGCCGCTCCCGAGCGGAGAGCCGTACGAGGACGGCGAGGCGGGCGGCGATCCGGTCGCGAGGCTGGTGTACTCCGCGACCGCGAGCGACGTGACCGACGTGCTGGTCGACGGGCGCGCGGTCGTGCGCGGCGGGGTGCTGCGCGCGATGGAAGAGGGCGCGGTGCGGGAGGAGGCGCGACGCGAGGCGTGGCGGCTCCGGAAGCGCGCGGAGATTCGCTGA
- a CDS encoding 5-formyltetrahydrofolate cyclo-ligase, producing the protein MTPSAEEDALRRRVKAELRTRMRGVRRALPAEARAARSERIWERVLARDEWAGAKTVMLFLSMRTEVDTSTPAKAAWNAGKRVCAPRVTESGLAVHEWARDVVPVESGSMRVPEPPEDAPLVDPGEVDLVIVPALVLDERGARIGYGAGYYDHLLPRLTRATRIGVVFDFQLVAEVPETAGDERVHVVVTDERAIDVTT; encoded by the coding sequence ATGACGCCGAGCGCAGAAGAAGACGCGCTTCGGAGGCGCGTGAAGGCGGAGCTCCGTACGCGCATGCGCGGCGTGCGTCGCGCGCTGCCCGCGGAGGCGCGGGCGGCGCGCAGCGAGCGCATCTGGGAGCGCGTGCTGGCGCGCGACGAGTGGGCGGGCGCGAAGACGGTGATGCTCTTCCTGTCGATGCGCACCGAGGTCGACACGAGCACGCCCGCGAAGGCGGCGTGGAACGCGGGCAAGCGCGTGTGCGCGCCGCGCGTGACCGAGAGCGGCCTCGCGGTGCACGAGTGGGCGCGCGACGTGGTGCCGGTCGAGTCGGGCTCGATGCGGGTGCCCGAGCCGCCCGAGGACGCGCCGCTCGTGGATCCGGGCGAGGTCGATCTCGTGATCGTGCCGGCGCTGGTGCTCGACGAGCGCGGGGCGCGCATCGGGTACGGCGCGGGCTACTACGATCATCTGCTGCCGCGGCTGACGCGCGCGACGCGCATCGGCGTGGTGTTCGACTTCCAGCTCGTGGCCGAGGTGCCCGAGACCGCGGGCGACGAGCGCGTGCACGTGGTGGTCACCGACGAGCGCGCGATCGACGTCACCACCTGA
- a CDS encoding purine-nucleoside phosphorylase, whose product MAHAVSSAARLEEAVAAVRARTDACPRVALVLGSGLGSFADTLEGATRIPYEDIPGMPVSGVAGHAGRLVIGRAEGVPCVAMQGRVHLYEGHDPGDVVFGLRLMMRLGAKVLVVTNAAGGANPALEPGDLMLIEDHLNMTGRTPLLGPNDEALGPRFPDMSEAYDPGLRRLARKVAGELGIPLRGGVYAGLLGPSYETPAEIRMLQRLGADAVGMSTVLETIAARHAGARVLGISCITNKGAGLSAQLLDHAEVQEVADRVRDRFVALLRGVLAALAKESG is encoded by the coding sequence ATGGCTCATGCGGTCTCTTCCGCCGCGCGGCTCGAGGAGGCGGTCGCCGCCGTCCGGGCCCGCACCGACGCGTGCCCGCGCGTCGCGCTCGTTCTCGGCTCGGGGCTCGGCAGCTTCGCGGACACGCTCGAGGGCGCGACGCGCATCCCCTACGAAGACATCCCCGGCATGCCGGTCAGCGGCGTCGCGGGCCACGCCGGTCGCCTCGTGATCGGCCGCGCCGAGGGCGTGCCGTGCGTCGCGATGCAGGGCCGCGTGCACCTCTACGAAGGGCACGATCCCGGCGACGTCGTGTTCGGCCTGCGCCTGATGATGCGGCTCGGCGCGAAGGTCCTCGTCGTGACGAACGCCGCGGGCGGCGCGAACCCCGCGCTCGAGCCCGGCGATCTCATGCTGATCGAGGATCACCTCAACATGACCGGGCGCACGCCGCTGCTCGGGCCCAACGACGAGGCGCTCGGCCCGCGCTTCCCCGACATGAGCGAGGCCTACGATCCCGGCCTGCGCCGCCTCGCGCGCAAGGTCGCCGGCGAGCTCGGCATCCCGCTGCGCGGCGGCGTCTACGCGGGGCTGCTCGGGCCGAGCTACGAGACGCCCGCCGAGATCCGCATGCTCCAGCGCCTCGGCGCCGACGCGGTCGGCATGAGCACCGTGCTCGAGACGATCGCGGCGCGCCACGCGGGCGCGCGCGTGCTCGGCATCTCGTGCATCACGAACAAGGGCGCGGGGCTCTCCGCGCAGCTCCTCGATCACGCCGAGGTGCAGGAGGTCGCGGATCGGGTGCGCGACCGCTTCGTGGCGCTGCTGCGCGGCGTGCTCGCTGCGCTCGCGAAGGAGAGCGGTTGA